One Bemisia tabaci chromosome 4, PGI_BMITA_v3 genomic window, TAAATAGTTTCGACTttccaaatttccaatatttttgaatttttcagagcctaaaataaatttaaaatctgtaATCAACTTTTTGGATTCTTAAAAGAGgctaattttaacatttttttccaaatgataGTACAACAAGCTAGTTTTATCTCACCCATATTTTTTACCTGCGCTTTTTAATTCTTTACAATTCTTTGCCCTCGTAAAATAAGTGTGAATGATATGTAACAGCTAAAggctatcaatatttttcaatttttaaaatgatattttaaaatataaaatagaatGTACATGCTTAAATGAGGAATACCCAGCTTAAAGTTCTATAAAATTAGGTATGCATAATGCTGTATATACACATAAATAGGAAGCTTTCACAACATATGTACCAAGTGCAATTGAATCTCTTCAGAACCTGATCTTCCAATTTCTTCaccttttcatctttttttagaAGGAAGAATGTTTTGATTTAGAATACAGAATGGGCTAGTTCATAAGAAATCAAGCAATATACTAAGTATGCTAATATGCTTTCTGTGAAAAAGGACTCTGCATGGTGAATCAATTAAATTTGGTCCTGGCTAAATTTTGGTCATATCTGATCTAATGTCCTAAACAACCCCCTGGGCATGATCGGCttcgaaaatcaaattttctgtgtgctatttttttaggaaaacagGACTCAAAAGTGAATATTTAAGCATTTTTACACACATTATCATACACTAGATTTTTTCAACAAGTTCAATGGAGAGAAGCTCTTCCTTGTCCATCAGTATAGAGGATGAGATAGATAGAAAGAACAAAATTCCTCCCATTGATAGCAGCACAGTGTCCATCGCACCAACTGCTGCTGAACTGCGGCCAAGCGGTAGTGCCACACCTCCATAagaaaatgcttttaaaagtgatggaaaattcattttttagccctgtttctcgcaaaatcagCTCCCAGGAAGTTCAACTATTGTAGCACATCATGCCTAGGAAGTCGGAAATAATATCAAATCATAGGTATAAAATATAAAACCAAAATTTAGCCGGGGCTGAATCCTTTGATTTTTCATGCAAGGTCCTTCTCGGTAAAAAAGCATGCAAACAAaaagatattcaaaattttccgcttaCAGAGGAATCATGCCAATAGTAatcaaaataatgatttcatAAATGATTGACACTTGCTGAAAAGTGCTTGGCCCTCAAATTTCCTGTTTCATCATCAATGGAGTTGAGGCTTAccattttggcttcaatttGCAGCCTTAGGAAACTTTAACAGTGTGTAATAATTGTTAGTTGTGAACATTTATATCTTTCTCAGATTTTGATTTCACATTAGATTTGTGTGCATTGTTCTCGACAAGCAATTGAATTGATCTCTTTTGCTCTAGCCCAACGTCTCTCAATCATTTGTATGTTTTTTCTCACTCGATGTTTGCCTGAGGTAGCAATGATGTTTCTATATAATTACAGGACACtttttggttaaaatttcaaaatttcttaggTCTAGACTTAAAGtatgcttaaaaataaaagaatgaaaataaacattatgCTCCGTGAATGTACAAACAAaggtacattaaaaaaattactgagcATAACACAGAAAAAGTACATAAAACACATAAAAGACATAATGGAAAAGTTACTTCGATAAAACTTTTAGTTTCTTTGCAactggattttttaaaaaatgtaggatttaataaaattttgtgGATCTTTTAAAATCTACTAAAATATTGCAGCTGCGGTTAGTAAGTACAGTCGCTGTAGAGTATAGTTCTAAAACtaaaattcaatcaaaaaattttctcaagttGAATTTCATATCACTGAAAatgaagagtttttttttcaaattttcaaaatctaatgtacaaaaagtgtaaaattatgagtgaaaatgttgatttttcatttgCCGTTCAGGGTTCAGGTCTAACTCATGATTCTACATAAATCGTCCATGTCAGCTAACAAATATGATGTTAAAATTAGCAAATAAGTATACTGGTTTTAAAGTCACTCAAAACACTCCTATTTTCAGTGATTTGAAGCGTGAAAACAAATGACAGTCCACTTTCAAGTAATTAATTGGTTAATGAAGGCTGATTTATTTGCCTAAGTAATTTCTTGACTCTTCTCTGATTTAAAGTGTCAAAGTAGTGAGATGGATACTGAAGGCTAAATGAACAATTTGGAAggtggaaattttcatttaaaaaaatcaaaagttatCAGAGCCGCAGATGTGTATTGACTGCagaatctaaacaaaaaaaaaaacaaaaaaaatcctgcAGAATGCatactccacaattaacttcaaatttttaaaaacagaaattttacTCATACTTACTTAGATTCGTTATTAAAATGAATTTCCCACGATTTTAACTTACACCTTTAATCAAAGAAAAGTCAACAAATAATGTTTGAAGCAGAAGCTCCTTCACCCTTCAGTGTAGtcattttgtcttatttgttcAACAAGAAAAGTAAATACACCTTTTGTGCACCAGGCACGTAtctcaaaagaagaaaaaaatcacacggaataCACTGATCAGCATATACTGACTAATAAATTCACCGtcaaagaaataagtaaatCAACTAATTGAAGAGAATAATATTATAGTTTATCCTAGCTTTCACCTCTGGGGGATATTTGACCAAATACTCTTTGCCTTTTAACATTCATAATAGTAGCCGTAAACCATGtggaaaatgtctaaaaattggCTTTGCTGCTGTTGTTCACCAATAGTAAAAAGTTTCCGATTGTACTTTGCCTCAGCATATTTGTTCTGGAACAACTTACCATCAAAATAAACTTCACCTGCTATGTCAAAATGACCGGATGGATACCCACAGGCTGCATATGTTGTGATGACAGTGAATATTGTGAGGCTGATTGTGGACGCAAGACTGACCGACCGAGAATCAAGTGGAGTTGGAATAAACAGAGTATCAATGAATTCAGAACTGTAGTGGGGCAACAACACAAATGTTGCAATCAAAGCAGCAACCTCCCAATGATAAAGCTGACAGCGATCTTGGAGGTAGAATAATGTCGCTACCGGGATTATCATCTGCTTCGGAACGGCACCAAGATCAAATATCCAAGGACTAAGCCGCTGAGATATGGTTGAAGTGAACAACTCCCACCTGATACTCATCATATCCTCGGAGTTCACACTCTGGTCCCAAAGCTCCTCAAGACCAGGATATAGATTCTGTTGTGGAAGCTCTGCGCAGACAACTTCCACATTTTTCAGATTCTTTTGATTGTAGGCGCAGTACTCAAGAACGAGCTGCTGATCTTGGGAGCGGTCGCAGAGGAGAATGCCGTAAATCTTTGCACGAAGAGGTCTTAGAAGAAGGTTTGCTGACTGGTAGTATTGTAGTGTCAAATCTTCCAGCACAGGTGGACACACAACGGTCCCTCcactcaaaactgaaaaaatcatTGGAGGGTTGATGCAGCTTGTGTGGAGCAGCTTTGCACTTTGCAAATGAGGTGCACTGTAAGTGTAGTTGTTATTTAGATCGGTAACTTGTGATTTTGGATCCATGTAGCTCAAAATGCTTAGCCGCAAGGAATTTTCAACTTTATCGTCTTTCAAAAGGCGTGAAGCAATATCGTCCAAGCAGCTCATCACAGCAGGCCAGGGTGGGAACGCTTGTACAACTTCTGCAACCTGGGGGAACAATATGTTGCGAGGGAACATTGAGTGAAGGAATCTAGTTTGTTTTTTTGCTCCGGGCTTAACTGCAGAAAATTTTGGTGGACATAGGCCTGCATGAAACTCAAACAAGTCGTTCCGATCTACAATTTCATTCCCAACCAAAGTTGCAAACAGAGGAAGCTGATCAACACTTTTGAGACCAATATGCACTGCAATTGCATGCCGATTATAAGCAACAGTTGTCATTTTACTCACATTCAGTTTGTTTGCAGATAGGTATATGCATGATGCAGGAAAAATGATGTTATCTGTGTCATCACT contains:
- the LOC109031231 gene encoding constitutive coactivator of peroxisome proliferator-activated receptor gamma encodes the protein MGVKGLYSYIHSICPQECFPEVSILDLMKKHCKNSRSATRQELVINGDSIVYLLSENLDWACGGQFKLYLEKLERFVGTLYDKGIMPVFFFSGGPVSSRIEYRLRKFEERRKHIVHIFERMCQDKERDQKLLDWDIIPPTMKPLTPFFLKHQLSKKCQVNISLENVDAEINLYARTNRCLAIMSDDTDNIIFPASCIYLSANKLNVSKMTTVAYNRHAIAVHIGLKSVDQLPLFATLVGNEIVDRNDLFEFHAGLCPPKFSAVKPGAKKQTRFLHSMFPRNILFPQVAEVVQAFPPWPAVMSCLDDIASRLLKDDKVENSLRLSILSYMDPKSQVTDLNNNYTYSAPHLQSAKLLHTSCINPPMIFSVLSGGTVVCPPVLEDLTLQYYQSANLLLRPLRAKIYGILLCDRSQDQQLVLEYCAYNQKNLKNVEVVCAELPQQNLYPGLEELWDQSVNSEDMMSIRWELFTSTISQRLSPWIFDLGAVPKQMIIPVATLFYLQDRCQLYHWEVAALIATFVLLPHYSSEFIDTLFIPTPLDSRSVSLASTISLTIFTVITTYAACGYPSGHFDIAGEVYFDGKLFQNKYAEAKYNRKLFTIGEQQQQSQFLDIFHMVYGYYYEC